Sequence from the Methanobacteriales archaeon HGW-Methanobacteriales-1 genome:
ACCCCCGAAGGAGTTCGTTCGACTTGCATGGCTTAATCGAACCCCAATAGCAGTAGCCTCCGCCAGGATCAAACGGATTTGCTATATATAATAAATATTAGGGAAGTACACAAAACGTATATAAAGAATTGGATGAGTATGCAATATTAATTTAGTTACAAAGTAACTGAATATCACCACACTACTACCAAAAAACCAACATCAAACAACAAACACTGTATGCCAAATGGCAAAGGTTTGCGCCCTCATTTAAAATCGTATTCAAATAAATTTATAATCATATAGCCACGTGCGGAAAAACAGCCATTCATAGAACGATAAAATCGCACTCCGGCCGACGCCTTATGCATCGTGGCACATACTATACACGACACTCAAAGAAACACAAACTTATTAGAAATATTTGCAAAATAAATGAACTTATTATAGATCATTAAAACAGTTTATTCAGTCCTTCAAGTGTAATTAATAATTAAGGATATCCTTAACATATATATTTTTGGATTTTCTAATAGAATCTAATAATGAATTTTTAAAATAATGTGCCTGTTATTTGATTTTTTAGATTTTATGAATTAATTATAAAATTTTCAGTATTCCTAAAATTAAATCAATTCACTTTTTTAAACAGTTTTTAGACTTTCTTTGAATTTATTTTCTTATTAATTACTAAAGAGTAGATATAAAGAAAAAAGAAAAGACATTAATCACTATTTAAACCTTTCGATTGCATCTAAATCACAAAATATTTTTATACTCCCAATAGATTTTAAAGAGGTGATATATTATGAAGTTCGGTATCGAATTTGTTCCAAATGAGCCAATTGAAAAAATTGTAAAGCTTGTAAAACTGGCAGAAGATGTAGGATTTGAATACGCCTGGATCACTGACCACTACAACAATAAAAACGTATATGAAACCTTAGCATTAATTGCTGCAGGAACTGAAACTATTAAAATGGGACCTGGTGTGACCAACCCATACGTGAGAAGCCCTGCTATAACCGCTTCCGCAATTACCACCCTAGACGAACTCTCCAACGGAAGAGCAACTTTAGGTATTGGACCTGGTGACAAAGCTACCTTTGACGCTCTGGGAATTGAATGGACTAAGCCTGTAAGTACCATTAAAAGCGCCATCACCATGATGGAAACCATGATGGCTGGTGGAAAAACCGAAAGTGGTGCAAGCTTAATGGGTACTAAAGCTGTCCAAGAAAAAATCCCAATTTACATGGGTGCTCAAGGACCAATGATGTTAAAAACCGCTGGAGGATTCTCAGACGGTGCTTTAATTAACGCATCAAACCCAAAAGATTTTGAAGCTGCTGTACCTCTAATTAAAGAAGGAGCAGACGCAGAAGGTAAATCCATATCAGACGTTGACATAGCAGCATACACTTGTTGTTCCATAGATGACGACGCTGGTAAAGCATTAGGTGCTGCAAAAATCGTTGTTGCATTCATCGCAGCAGGATCCCCACCACCAGTATTCGAAAGACACGGACTAGCCCCTGACACAGGAGCTAAATTCGGAGAATTCTTAGGTAAAGGTAACTTCGGTGGAGCAATCGGAGCAGTTACTGACGAACTCATGGATGCATTCTCTGTTGTAGGAACCCCTGCAGAATTCATACCAAAAATCGAAGCTCTCGGTGAAATGGGTGTAACCCAATACGTAGCCGGTTCTCCAATTGGACCAGACAAAGAAAAATCCATAAAATTACTGGGAGAAGTTATATCCAGCTTCTAAATCCAATAATTTTCTTTTTTTATTTTTTACTTGATTAATAAAATAAATTAACCCTCAATTAATATCTAATTTTAATAAATTTAAAAAATAATTCTTTCCCTTAAATATCTTGTTTTAAATGATTGAAAACAAATTAGTTTCTAATTAAATTATTCTGCTTTTAATATTATATTTCCTGCAAATTTCTGAAGTTAAATCACTAATTTTTTTCTGATAGTATGGAGGAGGGTAGTCAGAATTGTCAAAAATGGCCTTCGTTTTGGTTAAAACTTCAGGAAAATATTCTGCAAGAGCATCATAATATTTCATCCGAGAATCATTGCACTGGTCACCAAATAAAGTCATTCCTCCACTAAGAACAAAATCTCCACCAAATTCCTTCACAGTTTTTATAATAAAATCAATTTGATCTGGTGTGTCTGAAAGGAAGGGTAAAATGGGCATTAAACAAACACCGACCAAAAATCCCTCCGTTTTTAGTTGGGCCATTGCTTCCAACCTATCCAAAGGAGAAGGTGCCGCAGGTTCGAATATCCTTGCCATTTCATTATCCATGGTAGAAAAAGAAAAGGTAATTATGGTGCCCTTTCCCAATCTGGTAGCAAGATCTTCTGGTAATTTAGCAGATTCATCAATCTTTTTCAATAAGTCCATATCCCTCAAAATAAGGTTAGATTTAGTAGATAAATTAAGGGGAAAATGAAAGCGATAAATAATTTTCAGTAATTCTCGGGTTATCTTTAATTCTTTTTCCTGATGCAGGTAAGGATCCGTGGCAGAACCTAAAGCTATAATCCCATATTCTTTTTTTCGGGCCCTATTTTTTAGTTGACGGTACAGTACTTCTGCAGCATTGATCTTCACTGATAAATTCTTTGGAATTCTAGATCCATATTTACTCCCATTAACATAGCAGTAAAGACAGTTAAAAGAACATCCCAAATAGGGATTAAGAGTATAATCCTCTAAAAATAAACTATCTCTTTTTTTATGTTTGTTAAGAACAGATTTTGATTTTATTTCTTTAATCAATTATTATCACCAAAATAATTCATTAATAAGTATAAAAAAATTAAGGAGTATTCATTTATTATTTATAGATTGAAGATTATCTCTATCAATATCGTAATTATCTTCTAAAATAAAATTAAATCCAAATTTACTTTTTATATATGATAGAGCCTCACTTTCAGATTTAACTGCAAAATTATACCTTTGATGTACTTTAATTATCTCTTCCAATGATTTTTTAACCAGATCCTCATTTTCCCAGTTTTTTAAATCTAAAACAACTGTTTCCAAACATCCTTCTTTGTAACTTATCTGGCCAATAACATGAATAATCATATTTCGGACTCGAGGAGTAACTTCATTTTGGAGTTGGTGAAGAATAGGTAAAACATCTTCTGGATGAGTTCTCCCCCTTAATTCAATTCCATGCACCATCAATCGCCTGATTTCGGGGTCAGGATGATTTAAAAATCTTTGAACAAATATTAAAGTTGGTTGGGGATTTTTTTCACCCATTTTCTTTAAAGAACCCATTATAGCACTTTTAACTTTGTGACTATTGTCATTTAATGCCATTTCAAAAAGAGAGCCCACCGTATCAAATTCATGTTTGCCAATCTCGCCCCAAGTAAAAATCGCAGTCTGTCTCTGCTTTTCATCAGGACTTTGGTATAATAATTTAGTTATAGAGATTATCTTTTCCTGAAAATCAGAATCATCCAGATATAACCTGCTTAAAATAAGATAAAGGTTTTTTCGAATGTAAGAATCATTATCCGAAGCATATTTGAAAATATTTGAATCTTCTAAAATTTCATCCTTTTTAAGTTCTGATTTCACTTCTAATTCCATCTTTTGAACAAATTTTATCCTTTCTTCCTTGGAAAGATCGTAAAAGCCCATTTTAAATCCTCATTCAATAAGAATATATTTTTACAATTTGATACATTATAATATTATTATAAAATTTATTAAAATTCTAATTCTTTTAAAATTCAATCAAAACTTTAATTTACTAATCAAATAATATTTCAGATAGTCTTAATAATTATATCTAATTAAATATCTATTTTACTCCTGATTTTCTATGCTATTAAATTCTCAATATAAAAAACTATAACTAATATTTTAATAGCTGATTAAAAAAATTATATTTTGCAATATCTATATCAACATTTAAATTCAATATAAAAATATTAAAAAATTAATATGCTATTTATCTATTTATCACATTAAATATCATCTAAAGGGAAAAATATGAAAATTCAAGAACTTTCACAAGAAATAAGGGCTAAAGCTCTAAAAAGAATAAAAGAAAAAACTCCTCAAGAACTTTCAGCCACTTGGTCACATGAAGACCTCACTTATTCTGGTGAAGGGCCAACCATATTCATGATTTTGCCTACAACGGGTTGTGCATGGGCACTCGCTGAAAGTGGAGGTTGCACCATGTGCAGTTACATCTCAGAGTCCAGTTTAGAGCCAGTTTCAGCTTCAACATTAGTTGAAATTTTTAATGACTTGCTTGGGAGATACGAGTTAAATGAGCCGACTGCAATAAAGATATTTACTTCAGGAAGCTTTTTAAATCAAGGTGAATTTCCTTTAGAAGCAAGAACCGAAATATTAAACACTTTAAATGGACTAGAAAATGTCACAGAAGTTATTGTGGAATCAAGACCAGAATATGTTACTAAAAAAGAAGTTTTGAATTGTTGTTCTCTAATTCCAGACAAGATATTTGAAATAAGTATGGGTCTAGAAACCAGCGATGATTATACCCGGGAATTCAAAGTAAATAAGGGTTTTACTCAGCAAGATTTTGAAAATGCTGTGGATGTTATTAAAGGCCTTAAAAGTGAATATAATGTCAAATCAAAAGCATATATTCTTATAAAACCTATTTTAACTTCTGAAAAAGATGCTATTGAAGAGGCCGTGCAGACAGCCAGTTATGCTGAAGAAAAAGGCGTTGATAGAGTTTCATTCTGCCCATCAACTATCCATAAAGGAACTGTTATGGAAGAGCTCTGGAGGAAAGGATCTTATCAGCCACCTAGAATATGGAGTGTCTTAGAAATCCTGAATAGAGTTAGAGAATCTGTAAAAATACCATCTATAATGGATACTTCTGGTTTTGGAAGTCGGAGAGGCCCTTACAATTGTAAAAATTGCAATGATAAATTAAAAAAGATAATAATGAAATCTAATCTTGATCAAAGTACTATAAAAGATTTCAAATGCGATTGTAAGTTTGAATGGGAAACAGAAACAAAATTTGGTGATATTAACCGATCTCCTTCTCGTATACAATATCCAAAGAACTAAATTTGAGGAATCTAGAATAAGAGTAATTGGTTATTAAACTCATTTCTAATTTTTTAGAAATTAAAAAATTATAAATAATTAGTTGTTATGGAATTTATCATTCTAATTTAAGATTATCTAAAATTAATTACTTAATAAACAAATAACTAGTAAAAGAGCTGATTGAATGAAACAGGCCCCTGAAACTTCTGGAAAATTCGCAACTTGCTTGAATTGCATTGATGGTAGAGTACAATTTCCAGTTTTAAACTGGATAAAAATTAATTACAACATTCCATTTGTGGATATGATTACCGAACCCGGTATAGTAAACATATTTTCAAATGACCATAAACATGACAAAAGTTCTCTTTTTGAATCCATGCTGGAAAAAGTTAAAATTTCATTAAATATCCACAATTCCAATATAATATTCCTAGTCGGGCATGATGATTGTGCAGGTAATCCCGAAAGCCCACAAGTACAAGAAAATCAAATAAAAAAATCTGTTAGAAATTTAAAAGATAAAATAAAAGATATAGATCCATCATGTAAAATAATAGGCCTATGGGTGCCTTTAGAGAAAGATTTATTTTATGATTCTTCTTTAAAAAAACGTTACTTAGAGAAAAATTTAGCAGATGTGGATATTGTGAAAAATATAAAAATCATATTAGAATTATAATCTATTTAACCAGATAAAATTTAAAGATAGACCAGATATCTACATTATATTAAATAGAATATTAATATGTAATTTATTAATTTCGGACTTATAAAACCACGAGAATAAAAATGATTGGAATAAGCGCTGATTTTGACCCGGTCCATAAAGGCCATGTTAAACTCATTCAAAAAGGCAGGCAAATAGCCGAAGAGACTGGAGATGAAGTTGTAATCTATCTTAACAAAGGTTACAGTGCTAATCACGCACCATTTTTCGCAGATTATGAATCTAGAAAGGAAATGGCCCTTAAAGCCGGGGCAGATAGAGTAGTGCCAATAGAAGGATTGCACCATAGACTTACTCTGGCATATAGCGTTCCCATCAGGATAGCTATGATGATTGAAGACGGCGCCGTGGATTATGTTGATGCTGCAGGAGTAAATGTTTCCGTTCCTATGCTCACTAAACAGGCCAAAAAATTCGCCAAAAAGGGAATATTCAGTGGTATTCCTCGAAATCTTCCTAATAGAAATGTTATAAGATGGTTTGCTGTGAACGAGTTTTTATATAAAAAATATCAGCGTAAAATGCGTTTCCATATTATCGATGAACTTTCCATGGGTGGGAAAGTTTCAGGAAGAGAAATAAGAAAACAGATAATTGAAAATGATATGGAAATTCCATCCCACTTAGATCAGGTCCTTCCCACAAGCACTATCAAGATTTTAGAAAAAGGAATTAGAAAAGGGAATATTCCTGGAGAAAGAAACCTGGCCACCATTACCAAAAGAATGAACACCTATTCTCGCTCTAAATTAACTGAAATTGCTCATTTAAATGCAGATGCTATTAATTCTATAATTAAAGGAAGGTTTTATCGAGAAGAAGATCAAGTTTGGGCTACTTTCAGGAAAGCAGGTTATGGGCCAGTTCTCACCAGGTTGGCAGTGAGTGCTATTGAAGAAGAAGTGACCAAAAAAGAGGTCTTAGAGTTAATTGAGTCCTATGAAAAACAGGGCGTTATTCCCCCAGATCAAAAAGTGGGTAAAGTTATAGAAAGGGCATGGTTTGTTTCTCAAAAGAATGAGCATAATTTAAGTGCTGCTGAAGCCCATGATAAATTCCGAAAGGGGATTGAACTTCAAAAAAAGCCGTGCATGACCTTTGATGCCGGTTTAAGTATTCGAAGTTTTGAAGTGGAAGAATTAGAATCTGGTATGAAAGCCGGAATTTATGTTGATCAAAATGGAGTTCTTGCTTGCGAGATTAGAACTGAGAAAAAGAAAATAAAAAGTCCTTTAAAGTTACCTGGAGAAATGGCCACTTACCTTAGACTTTTAATTGATTCTCACTTTATTCCAGTAAAAGCAGAGGTTGTAGAAAAGGAGAGAGGAATAAGGATTAGAATAACTGTGGATAATTAAGATATAGCTAATAGTAGAATTCAAATAAATAATTTAGAAAAATATTTGAAAGTATTTTTCAAACCTATTTTTAAAAATCTGGTTCTTGAAATGAAGCATCTTCCCTTAATTCAACTACAGGGCAACTCCACTTTTTACAGAAAGTCATTACCATTTTTCCTTTATCTGTATTTATGTAAACTCTCCAGCACTCGTCATCATATGATTTAAAATCAATTTCCATGATTTTTTTACCAATTAGCTTTTCCAGAGTCTGTTTACATTCTTTTATTTGATCATCAGAATCATACAAACCATTAACCCCCTAAATTATCTATTAAATGTTCAAATATTTCCACAATATTAAAATCGTCATAATATTTTTATGTTTTACCTATTTCTAATAAGTTATGATTCTGAAATTAAATTGAATTAATTTAATTAAATTAAAAATGAAATTAAATATATTGAT
This genomic interval carries:
- a CDS encoding TIGR01210 family radical SAM protein, with product MKIQELSQEIRAKALKRIKEKTPQELSATWSHEDLTYSGEGPTIFMILPTTGCAWALAESGGCTMCSYISESSLEPVSASTLVEIFNDLLGRYELNEPTAIKIFTSGSFLNQGEFPLEARTEILNTLNGLENVTEVIVESRPEYVTKKEVLNCCSLIPDKIFEISMGLETSDDYTREFKVNKGFTQQDFENAVDVIKGLKSEYNVKSKAYILIKPILTSEKDAIEEAVQTASYAEEKGVDRVSFCPSTIHKGTVMEELWRKGSYQPPRIWSVLEILNRVRESVKIPSIMDTSGFGSRRGPYNCKNCNDKLKKIIMKSNLDQSTIKDFKCDCKFEWETETKFGDINRSPSRIQYPKN
- a CDS encoding cytidyltransferase, giving the protein MIGISADFDPVHKGHVKLIQKGRQIAEETGDEVVIYLNKGYSANHAPFFADYESRKEMALKAGADRVVPIEGLHHRLTLAYSVPIRIAMMIEDGAVDYVDAAGVNVSVPMLTKQAKKFAKKGIFSGIPRNLPNRNVIRWFAVNEFLYKKYQRKMRFHIIDELSMGGKVSGREIRKQIIENDMEIPSHLDQVLPTSTIKILEKGIRKGNIPGERNLATITKRMNTYSRSKLTEIAHLNADAINSIIKGRFYREEDQVWATFRKAGYGPVLTRLAVSAIEEEVTKKEVLELIESYEKQGVIPPDQKVGKVIERAWFVSQKNEHNLSAAEAHDKFRKGIELQKKPCMTFDAGLSIRSFEVEELESGMKAGIYVDQNGVLACEIRTEKKKIKSPLKLPGEMATYLRLLIDSHFIPVKAEVVEKERGIRIRITVDN
- the mer gene encoding 5,10-methylenetetrahydromethanopterin reductase — encoded protein: MKFGIEFVPNEPIEKIVKLVKLAEDVGFEYAWITDHYNNKNVYETLALIAAGTETIKMGPGVTNPYVRSPAITASAITTLDELSNGRATLGIGPGDKATFDALGIEWTKPVSTIKSAITMMETMMAGGKTESGASLMGTKAVQEKIPIYMGAQGPMMLKTAGGFSDGALINASNPKDFEAAVPLIKEGADAEGKSISDVDIAAYTCCSIDDDAGKALGAAKIVVAFIAAGSPPPVFERHGLAPDTGAKFGEFLGKGNFGGAIGAVTDELMDAFSVVGTPAEFIPKIEALGEMGVTQYVAGSPIGPDKEKSIKLLGEVISSF
- a CDS encoding radical SAM protein, yielding MIKEIKSKSVLNKHKKRDSLFLEDYTLNPYLGCSFNCLYCYVNGSKYGSRIPKNLSVKINAAEVLYRQLKNRARKKEYGIIALGSATDPYLHQEKELKITRELLKIIYRFHFPLNLSTKSNLILRDMDLLKKIDESAKLPEDLATRLGKGTIITFSFSTMDNEMARIFEPAAPSPLDRLEAMAQLKTEGFLVGVCLMPILPFLSDTPDQIDFIIKTVKEFGGDFVLSGGMTLFGDQCNDSRMKYYDALAEYFPEVLTKTKAIFDNSDYPPPYYQKKISDLTSEICRKYNIKSRII